DNA sequence from the Actinomycetota bacterium genome:
GCCCTCGCCGCCGCGACGCGTGCGCGGACCGCCCTTCTTGGTGGGCATCCCCTACGACCCCCCTCCCACGTACTCGTCCCACAGCGACCAGAACAGGCCCTGGCGCTTCGTGTCGTAGTAGGCGGCGCGGCGGATCTCCCACTGCGCCTCGGCGTGGCGGCCCTCGGTGATGAGCACGGCCGCGAGCCCGAACCGCGCGCGCACGCACGCGGGGTCGAGGTCGAGCGCCGTGCGGTACGACTGCTTCGCCTGGCCGTACTTCTGCAAGCCGAGGAGTGTCTCGGCGAGCATGACGTGCGGCAGCGCCTGGCCCGGCGCCGACTTCGCGAGCGCGGTGAAGACGCGGCTGGCGTGCTTGTTGAGGCCCGGGCGCTTGGCGAACGACACGCCGAGGCAGTAGATGGCGGTCTTGGTCTTGCCGTTGACGGCCAGCGAGCGCATCGCGCACGCGATGGCCTCGTTGACGGCCTCCTGCTTCAGGTAGCAATACGCGGCCGTGGCGAGCGCCTCGGCGTCGTCGGGATTCTGGTCGAGGATGAGGCGCACGAGCTCGGCGGCCGAGATCATGTCCTCCTCGTAGGCGAGCGCGCCGGCGGCCCACAGCCGCGAGTTGCGGTCCGGCAGCACGTCGGCCGGGTCGGGCGCGGGGTTGCCGTCGTCGACGATGCCGGCCAGCGCGAAGAACAGCTCATCCTGGCTCGGGTCCAGCTCGCCGGCCTTGCGGAAGCCGGGCAGCGCGGTGGCCATGCCCTCGCGCTTGAGGGCGGCGACGGCGAGGTTGTACATGGCGCGCGCCTCGGCAGGGTCGAGCTCGAGCGCGCGGCGCCACGCGTCGATGGCCTCCTCGTCGAAGCCGGAGACCGCGAGCGCCTCGCCGAACTGGACGTGGGCGGTGACCAGGTCGGGGACGACCTCGGCGAGCTCCTGCCACACGAGGATCGACTGGTCCCACATGCCGCCGTGCCGGTCGTACGCCAGGCCGAGCGCGAGGTACGCCGGCGAGCAGTCGGGGTCGAGCTCGATGGCGCGGGCCGCGGCGTCGATGGCCTCGTCGTAGAAGTCGCCGGACAGCATGAGCTCGGCGACGAGCGACAGCGCGAGCGGGTCGTGCGGGTCGAGCCGGAGCGCCTGCCAGCAGGCGTCGACCGCCGGCCAGATGGCGCCTTGGCGCGCGAGCGCCTCGGCGTAGCGGACCTGTTCGCTGACCTGCGGCACGGCCGCTACGACCCCCTCACGCCGAGGAGGTCGGCCGCGACCTTTGCCACGAGACGCAGGCCGGACTCGGCTCCGGAGATCACGCCATTGCAGCCGCCCGCGCGGGCGAGCGACGGGTCGGCCACGAACGGGCCGCCCAGCGCGAGGATGACCATGTCGGAGTGGCCGGCCTGGGTGAACATGTCGCGCACGCGCGAGAGCGACTGCGCGGTCTCCATCTTCTCGGCGGCGACGATGCACAGGCGGCTGCCGGTCTCCTCGGCGCGCTCCAGGAACTCGGCGGGGCGGACG
Encoded proteins:
- a CDS encoding tetratricopeptide repeat protein, with translation MPQVSEQVRYAEALARQGAIWPAVDACWQALRLDPHDPLALSLVAELMLSGDFYDEAIDAAARAIELDPDCSPAYLALGLAYDRHGGMWDQSILVWQELAEVVPDLVTAHVQFGEALAVSGFDEEAIDAWRRALELDPAEARAMYNLAVAALKREGMATALPGFRKAGELDPSQDELFFALAGIVDDGNPAPDPADVLPDRNSRLWAAGALAYEEDMISAAELVRLILDQNPDDAEALATAAYCYLKQEAVNEAIACAMRSLAVNGKTKTAIYCLGVSFAKRPGLNKHASRVFTALAKSAPGQALPHVMLAETLLGLQKYGQAKQSYRTALDLDPACVRARFGLAAVLITEGRHAEAQWEIRRAAYYDTKRQGLFWSLWDEYVGGGS